TTGCGGTACCGGCTGGACGGGATGCACGTCGCCGCGGTGGTATGGGTCGATGCGGCGGTGCCAACCGGTGACGTGATGGCCGTGTTCGAGCAGGTCCGTTGCCTGCTAGCCGCCGAGCTGGGCTTGGTGGGTGGCTCGCTGCTGGTGCCGACCGACGAACGGGAGGCGCGGCTGTGGTTTTCGGTCTGGGACGACCGCGCCGGTGTTCCGTCGCGCCTGCGCACAGCGTTCGAGTCGGCAGGTATCCGAGCACGGCTGGCCTGCGGCCAGCCGGCAGACGGGTTGCGCGGTTTCCGCGCATCGTTGAAACAGGCCCAGTTGGTCAAAGCGGTGGCGCATGCCGGTGGACCCCGTCGCGGCGCCCGGGTGGTCTGCTACGACGACGTGGCGCCGATAGCGCTGATGGCCGTCGACGTGGATGCGTTGCGGTGCTACGTCGCGGAGGTACTGGGCGAGCTCAGCGTGGACGACGAGCGTAGTGAGTGGCTACGCGAGACACTGCGCGAGTTCTTGGTGCGCAATCGCAGTTATGTCGCGACAGCCGAAGCTATGCTCTTGCACCGCAACACCATTCAGTACCGGGTAGCTCAGGCGATGGAGTTGTGCGGAGGCCGCTTCGACGATCCCGATGCCGTGTTCAGGGTGCAGGTCGCGTTGGAGATCTGCCGGTGGATGGCTCCGGCGGTGCTAGGAGCACCAAGGTAAGGGGATTTCTTGTTGCGCCTGTTAGGCAGCGGGGAACATGTCACCACCGATCGCCGGTGGCTCCGGCCGCAACTGTTCAGCCCGGGTGGCAGTGCGAACCTCGATGCGCCCGTTGGTTTCCCGCACGTCCAACCGGGGCTGGCTGGCAGTGGCGGGTCCGCGCACCAGCGTTCCGACGCGTACGTCGAACTGTGACCCCTGGCATGGGCAGGTGAACACTGCGCCTTCCAGCTTGCCCTCGCTCAGCAGACAGCCGCGATGGCTACACCGGTTGTGAATGGCATGGAGCCCGCCGTAATGGCGCACCAGCAGTACCGGCGCGTTTTCGGCATCCGTGCCGTGCAGTTGTTCGTCACCAAGCTCGGTGCTGTCAAGCACCGCCGTCGACTGCGGCGGACCGGGGTCGAACGCGGTTTGATTGACGCCGACCCCGCGCACATATGACATGCGGCCGCCGAGGTATCCGCTGAACCCAAGTACGGTGGCCCCGGCGAACGCGAGCAGCGTGCCGGATCGCACCCCTCGCGCCGACGGGCTCTCAATGAGGCGGTGTAAACCAGCAGTGCGACGCTGTTCAGTTCGGCATGGACCAGACCGACGCGGCGTACCCCGTCGTCGGACTGTTCGGCGTCGGCCCAATCGCTGATGCCGGTGACTGCGGTGGGTAAGGCCGCGGCAACGCCCACGCTGATCAGCCGCCGTGCGGCCGTCGCACCGGAGTGGGGCGCGATCACATCCAGCAGCGACGCCGACGGCGTGGCCGCGCCAAGCCTGGGGCAGGAGAGCTCATCCCGATCGGTCCGGCCTCCGACTCCAGCGGTGCGTTTTCGCGGGGCGCTCATCGACCCGTAGGCGACACAGACCAAACACGTTATGCTGCAGCGTGTTTGAGGTAGGCGGGCGAGAAATTCGGGCGACCCAACCGGGTACCGGGCCCGGCGGGGTGGCTAGGATGCGAAGTCCTTTTATGCTGCGCGCACCAAAGTGATCTTGAGCTTCAGTGCGTGCGCATATGGTGTCCATCCGCCTTGGACCTTTAGCGTATGCGTACGTCAATTCGCAAGACCACGTGAAAGAAGCTGAGGGCTCGGGTCGTGGTCGCTTGGGACCGCGACGAGTTGTCTGAGGCGGCAGCGGGTAACCGTCCGTGCGTGTTGAGGAATCGCGCATGGCTGAGCCCGAGCCGGCCGAGGCAGCCGAGCGGTGGCGTCGCCGGGTCCGCCAGAGGGGGGCGGACCCGGCGGGCGCTCGCCGGGTTGGGCCAGTTCGGCCGGTTTCGGCCGGTTTCGGCGTAGTCGCGTGACTCGTTAGCTACCCTCCAGCCACCGCGGGGCGGCGCCGATGCCGACCAAACGGGCAACCGGAGGGTGGTAGTGGCGGGAATGTCGTTTGTGCTGGTCGAGCCGGACATGATGGCGTCGGCGGCCTCGGATGTGGCCCGCATCGGTGCCGCGATCAGCGCGGCCAACGACACGGCAGCGGCCACCACCACCCAACTGCTCGCCGCAGGCGCCGATGAGGTGTCGCAGGGGATCGCCGCGCTGTTCGCCGCGTACGCGCGGGACTATCAGGCCGTCAGCGCCCAGATTGCGGCGTATCACGACCACATTGTCCGGGCGCTCGGGGCGGGGGCGGAGGCGTACGCCGGCGCCGAGGCCGCCAATCGCACGCTGGTGCAGCCGTCGCCGAACGGGACCGGCGGGGGCGGGCCGACTGTTCTGATCATGGGACCCACCGGAAACCCGGGACCGTCGTTTCGCTACTTGCAGCAGGTCTACAACCTCTACATCCGCCCCTTCTACCCGGGCTCACCGGTATTCGGTGTGACCACGCCGGAGCAGTTCCAGCCGTTCACCGGAATCCCCAGCCTGACCTTTGACGAATCGGTGGCCGCGGGTGCCGCCGATCTGCACGCCGCGATCATGGCCCAGCACGCCGCGGGACACGACGTGGTGGTCCTCGGCTTCTCCCAGAGCGCTTCGGTGGCCACCGCCGAAATGCGTTACCTGGCAAGCCTGCCGGCCGACCTACGGCCCGGCCCCGACCAGTTGTCCTTCGTGCTGCTCGGTGATCCCAACAATCCCAACGGTGGCTTACTCGCCCGTTTTCCGGGGTTGTTCGTGCAGCCGATGGGTCTCACGTTCAGCGGCGCGACGCCGAGCAACCTGTATCCGACGACGGTGTACACACGCCAATACGACGGCTTTGCCGACTTCCCCCAGTACCCGCTCAACATTCCCGCCGACCTCAACGCGCTGTTGGGTATCTATTACGCGCACGGCACCTATCAGGAGCTGACCCCGGCACAGATCGGGGCGGGTGTGGTTCAGCCGGTGTCCCCGGACGACGTCTACACCACCTATATCTTGCTTCCCAGCGACCATCTGCCGCTGTTGCAGCCGCTGCGCGGCCTTGTGCCAGCGCCGCTGCTGGATCTCGTCGAGCCGGATTTGCGGGCGATCATCGAATTGGGTTACGACCGAACCGGATACGCCGACGTACCCACCCCGGCCGGGCTTTTCCCGACCCATATCGACGCTCTCACCCTTGCCGGCGCGACCGCGCACGGCATCGACCATGCGCTTGCCGATGTCGGCTTGCCGCCGCTACCGAAGGTGGCGATCCCGGATGTGCCGCTGCCGCAGCCCCCGTCGGCGCCCACGCCGGCCGTGCCAGCCGCACTTCCGGTCCCGCCACAGATCGGCGGCGCCATCGACGGGCCGCTGGAGTACCTGCCCGGTTCACTCGACACCGTCATCAACGACACACTCGATCCGGCCCTCACGTCAGCCATGTATCAGGCCGGCGATTCGCTCCTCGGCGCCGCGCTCAGCCAGGGCGCGTCTCCGCAGCTCATCAATGCGATCGTCGTCGCCCAGCAGATGATGCCGGTTCTGGTGGAGGGGCCCGGGTATTTCGTGACCGCCGATGCCCAGTACCTGGCCGAGGGCATCGGCGACTTGGCCGCCGGCGACCTCAACGGGTTCAGCCAGAACATGCAACTCATCCCGGCCACCAATATCACCCTGAGCATGTTCGGCGCGGGAATCGCCGGGGTGGCCATTGCGGCGATCGTGAGCGGTCAGCCGTTCCCGACCTGATCCGTGACGCCGACGACTCCGAATATCCGGGTGTGAAGGCGACGATCCGGAAGAGACCGAAGCGACGGCCTCGCCAGATGACCGGCGGTGGTGCGAACATCTATGTCAGAGGCACCGAGGGGGCCAACGATGCGCAGCACCGACCACCGAGTTGTACGACGCCGATTCACCTTGCCCATCAATTGATTTCACATCGGACCAATCAGGAAGGCCGCCATGGGTTTCATGTCACCGGAGCTTCCGGACGTCGACCCCGCCACCTGGCAGACCCTGCCACGGGCAACGAGGCTGCAAATCGTCACCCGGCATTGGGTCGAGCACGGCTTCGGAACCCCGTATGCCGCGTATCTGCTGTATCTGTTCAAGATTGGCGTGTACATCGCCGCGCCCGCGGCGATCATCTCGCTCACGCCCGGGTTGGGCGGGCTGGGCCACATCGCCGACTGGTGGAGCCAACCGATCGTGTACCAGAAGGTCATCATCTTCACGCTGCTGTTCGAGGTAATGGGCTTTGGCTGCGGCTCCGGCCCGCTGACCGGCCGCTTCCTGCCGCCGGTCGGCGGATTCCTATATTGGTTGCGGCCCAAGACCATTCGACTACCCGCCTGGCCGGACAAAGTCCCGTTCACCGGCGGCGATAGCCGTACCGTCGTCGACGTCGTCCTCTACGCCGTCGTGCTGGCGGGTGGGGCGTGGGCGCTGGTGTCCCCGGGACACGGCGGACCCGTCACCGGGGCCGGCGACGTCGGCTTGATCGACCCGGTGCTGGTCATCCCGACGATCGTGGCCCTGGCGCTGCTGGGTCTGCGCGACAAGACGATCTTCCTCGCGGCCCGCGGTGAACACTATTGGCTGAAGCTGTTCGTGTTCTTCTTCCCGTTCACCGATCAGATCGCGGCGTTCAAGCTCATCATGCTCGCACTGTGGTGGGGCGCGGCGACGTCCAAGCTCAACCACCACTTCCCGTACGTCGTCTCCGTGATGACGAGCAACAACGCGCTATTGCGCAGCAGGTTGTTCAACTGGCTCAAACACCTGCTCTACCTGGACCCGGTCAATGACCTGCGCCCGTCCTGGCTGCCCAAGCTGATGGCCCATGTCGGGGGGACCACCGCGGAATTCCTGGTCCCCGGCGTGCTGGTCTTCGCCGCCGACGGCCATCCCTGGCGATGGTTCCTCATCGGGTTCATGGTGATCTTCCACCTCAACATCCTTTCCAACCTTCCGATGGGGGTGCCGTTGGAGTGGAACGTGTTCTTCATCTTTTCGCTGTTCTATCTTTTCGGGCACTACGGCGCGATCCAGGCAACCGACCTGCAGTCACCGCTGCTGCTGGCCATCGTGATCGCCGCGGTGGCCGTGGCCGTTGCGGGAAACCTTTTCCCCGAAAAGATTTCGTTCCTGCCGGCTATGCGTTACTACGCCGGCAA
The nucleotide sequence above comes from Mycobacterium pseudokansasii. Encoded proteins:
- a CDS encoding PucR family transcriptional regulator encodes the protein MAQVGGGVGGSPISVIARQMDTIRDQFIAEVFDTMKNEIQGLDYDSRMTDMWQASITENYVAAVHYLERDAPTSLLEAPPAALAYARAAAQRDVPLAPLVRAHRLGHARFLEVAMQYVSLLEPAQRVPTITELVNRSSRIVDMVADQMIIAYEEEHERWLSRRGGLQQQSVSELLAGTPVDVQRAEKLLRYRLDGMHVAAVVWVDAAVPTGDVMAVFEQVRCLLAAELGLVGGSLLVPTDEREARLWFSVWDDRAGVPSRLRTAFESAGIRARLACGQPADGLRGFRASLKQAQLVKAVAHAGGPRRGARVVCYDDVAPIALMAVDVDALRCYVAEVLGELSVDDERSEWLRETLREFLVRNRSYVATAEAMLLHRNTIQYRVAQAMELCGGRFDDPDAVFRVQVALEICRWMAPAVLGAPR
- a CDS encoding Rieske 2Fe-2S domain-containing protein, whose protein sequence is MRSGTLLAFAGATVLGFSGYLGGRMSYVRGVGVNQTAFDPGPPQSTAVLDSTELGDEQLHGTDAENAPVLLVRHYGGLHAIHNRCSHRGCLLSEGKLEGAVFTCPCQGSQFDVRVGTLVRGPATASQPRLDVRETNGRIEVRTATRAEQLRPEPPAIGGDMFPAA
- a CDS encoding PE family protein, yielding MSFVLVEPDMMASAASDVARIGAAISAANDTAAATTTQLLAAGADEVSQGIAALFAAYARDYQAVSAQIAAYHDHIVRALGAGAEAYAGAEAANRTLVQPSPNGTGGGGPTVLIMGPTGNPGPSFRYLQQVYNLYIRPFYPGSPVFGVTTPEQFQPFTGIPSLTFDESVAAGAADLHAAIMAQHAAGHDVVVLGFSQSASVATAEMRYLASLPADLRPGPDQLSFVLLGDPNNPNGGLLARFPGLFVQPMGLTFSGATPSNLYPTTVYTRQYDGFADFPQYPLNIPADLNALLGIYYAHGTYQELTPAQIGAGVVQPVSPDDVYTTYILLPSDHLPLLQPLRGLVPAPLLDLVEPDLRAIIELGYDRTGYADVPTPAGLFPTHIDALTLAGATAHGIDHALADVGLPPLPKVAIPDVPLPQPPSAPTPAVPAALPVPPQIGGAIDGPLEYLPGSLDTVINDTLDPALTSAMYQAGDSLLGAALSQGASPQLINAIVVAQQMMPVLVEGPGYFVTADAQYLAEGIGDLAAGDLNGFSQNMQLIPATNITLSMFGAGIAGVAIAAIVSGQPFPT
- a CDS encoding DUF3556 domain-containing protein — translated: MGFMSPELPDVDPATWQTLPRATRLQIVTRHWVEHGFGTPYAAYLLYLFKIGVYIAAPAAIISLTPGLGGLGHIADWWSQPIVYQKVIIFTLLFEVMGFGCGSGPLTGRFLPPVGGFLYWLRPKTIRLPAWPDKVPFTGGDSRTVVDVVLYAVVLAGGAWALVSPGHGGPVTGAGDVGLIDPVLVIPTIVALALLGLRDKTIFLAARGEHYWLKLFVFFFPFTDQIAAFKLIMLALWWGAATSKLNHHFPYVVSVMTSNNALLRSRLFNWLKHLLYLDPVNDLRPSWLPKLMAHVGGTTAEFLVPGVLVFAADGHPWRWFLIGFMVIFHLNILSNLPMGVPLEWNVFFIFSLFYLFGHYGAIQATDLQSPLLLAIVIAAVAVAVAGNLFPEKISFLPAMRYYAGNWATSVWCFRPGAEDKLEANVVKSSALVVNQVTRLYGADRAEIMMDKTAAFRAMHTHGRALNGLVSRAVGGEVDETDYSVREGELIAGPLVGWNFGEGHLHNEQLLAAVQRRCNFEEGDIRVVILEGQPIHVQKQWYRIVDAKAGVLEAGYVEVKDMLSRQPWPESGDQFPVHVTTQRAAPGAP